A part of Anabas testudineus chromosome 9, fAnaTes1.2, whole genome shotgun sequence genomic DNA contains:
- the LOC113150656 gene encoding coiled-coil domain-containing protein 158 isoform X4 — MLFSGKHRSSCMILGCEHSEELDRRTKEMQRLQEEVENATKEALERFGCTFVLNNSSGQSCQSQRFNVYEPPVDFTILSTHQQALIKPQICGQDSLKQAVDQTNIGSPGKEVLDNVVDACLKQLSDVHLNETPDQPEQGTFSFDKAIMNLQTKLHKVQMEKDAQSDLRLKDSRKHVYQMEKMLCMLEELQNIKRAADQKLQETEDEALALNKKIETLERVIREMYSSMSSHEILYGEDTMTSPENTTGSPRAATLTDDLINEGDKLEENVSLQSVEHQESEECSGIIERQRMEELIASLGQEMTLLTDVLSSSKTNSVSLSVKLEQLKKVAERQTSLHQYQVSELESTLSSHKDKICCLEQQLIQAQSQLMDAQTERERSLQQTEELRCQLGQLKRCGEQQRCELQVEVNALRGRLEVTREQLRRVVEEKICLQDLLERRVQEERESQELLQKKGEELQLRQQENQQCLFGLEEAQRRCQTLHAEGETLKLKLEDREKMINILRSQTESSVRMIEQHSHTIENLHQENSLLSNQLNQHKLEIQHFRADLDKHKSDLAAAEHEKRQLQASIAEQSRRVQEDSLEKQRLITQLEVQCMQLLTLTKEHKELQRLHSCKTDEQEGVVLELQSQLRDTCDELDQVRTTLRTLEGADGHGLQVAMDMQKEITARREQVDTLQGKIQYLEEAMEKLYKEKRYQNLENQRQLQELTFIREEKRQLANELEALQSKDQQLRDRICELEAILHKMSESFADCQDFIQLQEQEFFRLKLQHTLDLKELQGKHLYRPLNEPPPVQESMTLSGVTSPPSLQHSSNTQFKSKRQLQNPAQELRFVVKELQGVISENRRPHTDNHTADFHRRRSAPERVHSTAFTDKIKEVNVDSRLRRKTCGSDPHLLTTAELNGKIINNKTFTETPTMRYTSSTQLFSLGRRSPVHCLLTSDPNS; from the exons ATGTTGTTCTCTGGCAAACACAGGTCAAGCTGTATGATATTGGGATGTGAGCACAG TGAGGAGCTTGACAGGCGCACCAAGGAAATGCAAAGACTGCAAGAGGAGGTGGAAAATGCAACCAAAGAAGCATTGGAGAGGTTTGGCTGCACATTTGTCCTGAACAACTCATCTGGACAAAGCTGCCAAAGCCAAAGGTTTAATGTCT ATGAACCACCTGTGGATTTCACTATCCTTTCAACTCACCAGCAGGCATTGATTAAGCCCCAGATTTGTGGCCAGGATAGTTTAAAACAAGCAGTGGACCAAACTAATATTGGTTCTCCTGGAAAAGAGGTGTTGGATAATGTAGTGGATGCTTGCCTTAAACAGCTGTCTGATGTCCATCTCAATGAG ACGCCCGATCAACCTGAACAAGGGACATTCAGTTTTGACAAAGCCATTATGAACCTTCAGACTAAGCTGCATAAAGTTCAGATGGAGAAAGATGCCCAGTCCGACCTCAG ATTGAAGGATTCGAGGAAACATGTTTATCAGATGGAAAAGATGCTGTGCATGCTGGAAGAGCTCCAAAACATCAAAAGGGCTGCGGACCAGAAACTGCAGGAGACGGAGGATGAGGCGTTGGCACTTAACAAGAAAATAGAGACACTGGAACGGGTTATAAGGGAAATGTACTCGTCAATGTCATCTCATGAAATACTATATGGCGAGGACACCATGACCAGTCCAGAGAACACCACTGGTTCACCTCGAGCTGCAACGCTAACTGatgatttaataaatgaagGAGACAAGCTAGAGGAGAACGTTTCTTTG cagTCAGTAGAACATCAGGAAAGTGAAGAATGCAGTGGAATAATTGAAAGACAAAG AATGGAAGAGCTAATTGCAAGTCTTGGCCAGGAGATGACGCTGTTGACTGACGTGCTGAGCTCATCAAAAACCAACAGCGTCAGCTTAAGTGTGAAATTAGAGCAACTGAA GAAAGTcgcagagagacagacatcaCTGCACCAGTATCAGGTCAGTGAACTTGAGTCAACCCTCTCCAGCCATAAAGATAAG ATTTGTTGTCTGGAGCAGCAACTCATTCAGGCTCAGTCTCAGCTGATGGACGCCCAAACAGAGCGAGAGCGATCTTTACAACAGACAGAAGAGCTTCGGTGTCAGCTCGGCCAACTTAAG AGGTGTGGTGAACAGCAGCGGTGTGAGCTCCAGGTGGAGGTGAATGCCCTGAGAGGAAGGCTGGAGGTTACCAGGGAACAGCTTCGCAGAGTTGTGGAGGAGAAAATCTGCCTACAGGACTTGCTGGAGCGAAGGGTCCAGGAGGAGAGGGAATCCCAGGAACTCCTACAGAAGAAAGGCGAGGAGCTCCAGCTGAGGCAGCAAGAAAACCAGCAG TGCCTTTTCGGGTTGGAAGAGGCTCAGCGTCGGTGCCAAACCCTGCATGCAGAAGGAGAGAcgctgaagctgaagctggaggacagagagaagatgaTAAATATTCTGAGATCGCAGACGGAGAGCAGCGTCAGGATGATAGAGCAGCACAGTCACACGATTGAAAATTTACACCAGGAGAACAGCCTTCTCAGCAACCAGCTAAACCAGCATAAGCTGGAGATTCAGCATTTTAGG GCTGATTTAGACAAGCACAAGTCAGACCTGGCTGCTGCAGAGCATGAGAAGCGGCAGCTACAGGCCTCCATAGCTGAACAAAGTCGGCGTGTCCAGGAGGACAGTCTGGAGAAACAGCGGCTCATCACCCAGCTGGAAGTCCAATGCATGCAGTTACTCACCCTCACAA AGGAGCACAAGGAGCTGCAAAGGCTGCACAGCTGTAAGACAGACGAGCAGGAGGGTGTGGTGCTGGAACTTCAGAGTCAACTAAGGGACACCTGTGATGAGCTGGACCAGGTCAGAACCACCCTGAGGACCCTGGAAGGAGCTGATGGACATG GCCTACAAGTAGCTATGGACATGCAGAAAGAAATCACTGCCAGAAGAGAGCAGGTTGACACGCTGCAAGGCAAAATCCAATATCTAGAGGAGGCTATGGAAAAACTCTACAAg GAGAAGCGCTACCAGAACCTAGAGAATCAGCGTCAGCTCCAGGAGCTAACCTTCATcagggaggagaagagacaaCTTGCCAATGAGCTTGAGGCCCTTCAATCTAAAGACCAACAATTAAGAGACCGTATCTGCGAGCTGGAGGCAATACTTCACAAG ATGTCAGAGAGCTTTGCTGACTGTCAAGATTTCAtccagctgcaggagcaggagtTTTTCCGTCTCAAACTCCAACACACCCTGGACTTGAAG gAGCTCCAAGGTAAACATTTGTACAGACCTCTGAATGAACCTCCACCTGTTCAGGAATCCATGACCCTGTCTGGAGTCACTTCTCCACCCTCCTTACAGCACTCCTCCAACACTCAATTCAAG TCAAAGAGGCAGCTGCAGAACCCTGCTCAGGAGCTCAGGTTTGTGGTCAAAGAACTGCAAGGAGTGATTTCAGAGAACCGCAGACCACACACTGACAACCACACTGCTGACTTCCACAGGAGGAGGTCTGCACCAGAGAGAGTGCACAGCACCGCATT CACTGACAAGATCAAAGAAGTAAACGTTGACTCCAGATTGAGAAGAAAAACCTGTGGCAG CGATCCACATTTGCTGACAACAGCTGAGCTGAATGGGAAAATAATTAACAACAAAACCTTCACTGAAA CTCCAACAATGAGGTACACATCCTCCACACAGCTCTTCTCACTGGGCCGCAGGTCACCTGTCCACTGTctcctgacctctgacccaaACAGCTGA